The genomic region CAGGGTCACGCGGCGACCGTTTGGACGCCCTGGGCCGCGAGCGTGTCGCGGACGAGCTTGATCATGCCCTCGGGGTCCTTGTAGTACGAGGACACAATCCTCGCCACTTCGCGGTAGTTCTGCACGCCGGTCCGCTTCATGTAGTCGAACAGGTCCAGCCGGCGCTTGACCTCCTGCTCCATGCGTCGCTGGTTCCAGTTACGGGCCAAGGAAATCTTCTCGTAGACGTAGCTGTGGCCGGAGTAATTGAACGTGTCATCCGCGGGGTTCCAGGTGTACGCGGAGTTCGT from Thermoplasmata archaeon harbors:
- a CDS encoding secretion system protein E; protein product: TNSAYTWNPADDTFNYSGHSYVYEKISLARNWNQRRMEQEVKRRLDLFDYMKRTGVQNYREVARIVSSYYKDPEGMIKLVRDTLAAQGVQTVAA